The Pontibacter sp. SGAir0037 DNA segment TATAAAACTGCCATGCTGCGCTACTACCTGGTCTAGCCGCTCTTTTACAGCAGTGTAAAACTGATCGTACCGGGCCAAAGACTCTGCTGCCAGTTCATCGGGCAAGCCGCTTTGCCAGACGGTTAGCCCCCAGGCATCCTCTGGTTTTCGGTATATGGCCTTGTCGCGGGAACGGTTCAGGTCCAGCTCGAAGCGCGAGTTTAAACCTATAATCTGGTTATCGGCTACTGAAACCCAAAAAGCGGTAAATGGATCTTCTTCGCGCAAACGTTCTGCCGCATCTAAGGCAAAAAGATGGCTTATATTATCCCGTACTGCGTGTCCGTCGTGAATGGCAGTGGCAATAAGCGGGCTGCTGCCATAAGTAATTTTGTAAAAGGGGTGCTCTTCTTTCATGTTTTATGTGTGATGATTGGTACATGATTTTACCTTTGGCGGCAAGTGAAGGTTTTATATAAGCTAACAAGGCTATATTTAAAGTAGAAATTTGAGATTCTTTAATACCTTTACCTTTAACGCTGCTGAAGGGCAGGAGGCGGGGGAGGTTACTGTATACCTTTAAGTAACATACAGGCTGCATTAGGGGTAAAAGCTAAAAGAAAAGAACTTAAACGAAACCGATAGAAGTGCCTTACGAAGACGCCTCCACCAGAGAAACAGTAATTTGCCCGCATTGTGGTACAGAAACTACACCGCAAAGGCGTTGCCCTGCCTGTGGCAACTTTCTGCCGAAGCCTCAGAGTAAGAAGTGGAAAATACCGAAAATGAATGCAGCAGAGATTTTTTTGGCTATACTGGGACTTATAGTTCTGGCAATAGGTTTAGTAGCTGTATAAATGCGCACGCTACGGCATCCCGTCTTTCTTATCTGCCTTATTCTTTTCTGTATAAACCAAGTGCTGGAGCTAGCTCATATTTATATAGAATACCTGTTCAGTTACCTCGACGATCTGCTAAGCATGCCCATTGTGCTAACAATTATTTTAACGGCAGAGCGGCTATACTTTAGCGATAACCGATTTGTGCTACCCTGGCACTATACACTGGCAGCTGTTGTGCTTTTCAGTATCTTTTTTGAATGGCTTTTCCCGCTTTTTTCACAACGCCACACGGCTGATGCCTGGGATATGGCTGCCTACGCTATCGGGGCTGTCCTTTTTCATTTTAGTATTAATAAGCCTTTGCCATAAATATTTTTGCGGCCTCAAGCAACCATTCCATTTTTGTTGCATCTATTAATCAAAAGCAGATAAGAACATAGCGCTGGTACTACTGCTTTACAACCCGAATCTAAACTTTAAAAATAATCTCTATGAAAATCATGAAATCTTACCCTGCCACTGCTTTTGTTTTAGCATTCGCTTTTTTGCTGTTAAACGTACCTGCTTTCGCGCAGAGCTTAAGAGGGAATGGCAACATCCAGGCGCAGAATCGAAATGTTTCTGGCTTTAAAGGTATAAATGTGAGCGGCGGTTTTGCCGTTGAGATAACCCAGGGCAACAGCGAATCTTTGCGTATAGAGGCCGAAGAAAACTTGTTAGGAAATATTGTTACAGAAGTAAAAGGAGGCGTACTGCACATCTATAATGAAGGCAGCATCAGCACCAATAAAGGTATGAAAGCCTACATTACCATAAGAGAGCTGAACAGTATTGATATTAGTGGAGGAGTAAAAGTAACAGGTAACTCTACCTTCAAAACAAAGGCAATGAAATTTGATATGAGTGGAGCTTCTAAGGTAAAGTTGGCTCTGGATGCAGACAGGCTGAATGCTGATATGAGTGGCGCCAGCAAAGTAGAGCTTTCAGGAAGAGCAAGCGAAGTAAGCTGGAGTATGTCTGGTGCCTCTAATGTAAGTGCTGAAGAACTAGAATCTAAAGTGGTGAAGGTAACAGCCAGCGGAGCCAGCAAAATAAGAGTAAACGCTACTGAAAAGCTCGACATCAATGCTTCCGGTGCCTCTAATATCGCCTACAAAGGCAAACCAAGCATTACTTCTGATGTTTCAGGTGGAACAAAGATTTCAAGCTTATAATTACCATAGCATTCGAATTACAAAGCACAACCTTTAAATGAATATAGAAAAGAGCAACCTGCTGGGTTGCTCTTTTTATAGGTGGATGGCATTTATCTTTTGCTGCTGCAGGTCGTATAGCCTATAGAGTTATTAACCTAAAGCGAACGTAAAACTATGAGCGAAAGCAAGAAAACAACCAACCATAAAGAGATTCAGGAGTGGGCCGAGAAGCATGGTGGCGTACCCAGCATCATAAAAGGAACAGAAAACGACGGTAACGGAGAAGGGGTGTTGCGCATTCATTTCCCAAAGAAAAGCGACAGCAACGATAGCTTTGAGGAAGTGAGTTGGGAAGAATTCTTTAAAGAATTCGATAACAGTAAACTGGCCCTGCTGCACGACCCAAACGGCAACTTTAACAAGCTGGTTAATCGTGACTAAAGCTATATAAACAAGGGCCGGTAAGTTATTACCGGCCCTTGTTCTATTTTTGTTGCTGTTCCAGCACGAGCTTTTTAGTGTGTTGCAGCAATTTAGAATTTCCTATGGCCCCGTGTCCCGGAATAACTGTTTTTGCCTTCGGAAACTTTTGCTGCACCTTTTCAATGGCGCCTGCCCAATTGTTTACATCGGCATCGGCTAAATTACCCAGATTGGGGGCTGTGGCATCTTTTACAAAGCAGCCGCCAAACAGGAGCTTTTGTTCTGGCAGGTACACCACAATATTATCGGGAGCATGGCCTGCTCCAGGATAAAAAACCTCCAGCTGTTGCTGCCCAATGTTTACCAAAGTTAAAGGCAAGGTAGAGTCTATTTTAAGGTTATGTTGCTCCAGTGCAATCTGTGCTGTTTGTGCGGTGCTAAAAACAATAACGTTATTTTGATGTAGTACCTCTACACCGCCTAAACGATCTTCATGCGCATGTGTCACAATGCACATCTTGACAGGCTTTTTCAGGTTATTCTTAACCCAGCTTAATAACTGCAGCGTCTGTTCATTATCCCAGGCAGTATCTATTATCACAACTCCGTCCGAAGTATCTATGAGCAAACCGTTGGCAGGTACCTTGCTGTTGCCGTACATCCCATAGGAGGTATGCCTGTATACCTGAGGCGCTATTTTTTGAACCTCCGCCTCTTGCGCTAAAACAAGCTGTATCGGTAAAAAGCCTATTGCCAAAAAAGCAACCAGTAATTGAAGCATCGTATCAGGTTTTTCTATCGGGCCGGAACAGGCAATACAGGTAAGCTGGCATTACCATTGGCATCGGCAGCCTGTACGGCAAAATAATAGTTGTCTTTCGAGTAAGTAAGTGTGGTGGTAGTGCCTGTCACAAAGAAACTGCGCTCCCAGGTAGGGCTGGATGTTTCACGCATCAGTACGACATAGCCCGCAGGCTTTTTGCCTTTAGCCGGAGCTTCCCACTTCAGTTCTGTTTTATTGGTTAAGCCGGAGGTAACTACGGCTACTTTTTCCGGGGCGTAAGGAGCCAGTGCCAGCGATGCCATAGTGGCCAGGTTAACACCAGTATTTTTGCGCAGGTACTCAAAGTCCATAAATTCTACCAGGTCGCCATACTGTACACCATTCTCTTTGCGCACGTTCTGGTGCTGGTGGTCGAAGTCTTCGTTCATCTCGCTCATGCGTACTGCCGCATAGCCCTGGTTATTAAAAGGAGTATGGTCGCCACCACGCAGGAAGCGGTCGGCACGGTAACCTAATATTACCTCAATCTGGTCTACATACTTTTCGCCAGCCATTTTCATGTAGCGGGCAAGTTGGCGGCTGTCACCGTCGTTTTCAGCGCCTAAGGTTCTGCGCAGGCGGGCTTGTTGTTCTGTTTCGGCAGAGGGAGTTGCTTCGCTAAAAACCCGAACGCGGGAATTGTCGTGTATGCCCATCTCGGAAGAATAAGAGTTGCCTACAATATCGTTATTCAGCATGGCTATCAGGTTCCAGCCTTCTGCTTTTGCTCTTTCAGCTAAATGAGAGGAACCGTATAAGCCTTGTTCTTCGCCCTGGAAAGCAACAAACTTAAGTGTAGCCGGAAAGTTGCGGGAAGCCATAATGCGGGCCATCTCCATGACAATAGCCACACCGGAGGCATCATCGTTGGCACCAGGAGCTTTGCTTTTTGCATCCATCACATCGGTGGCGCGTGAGTCGAGGTGGCCGCCTACAATAATCACACGGTCATCGTTTGGGTCAGAGCCTTTCAGAGTGGCAATTACATTGGCCATTTCAGTATCCTGTGGCACGCGCCGGCCATCGGCTTTTACTACAAAGCGATCCATCTCCACGGTCATACGTCCGCCGGAAGCCTGTGCATATTTCTCAAACTCAGATTTTACCCATTCACGTGCGGCTCCTATACCACGTTTTTTATCGGTAGTGGTGCTCAGGGTATGGCGGGTTTCAAATGTTACCATTTTCTCTACCAGCGCCTTCAGGTTTTGCGCCGATATCTCATCCACCATTTTCTTTGTTTCATTATCCTGGCGGGAGATGGTTTGAGCTGTAGTAGTATTGTTTGTAAAGTACAGGCCTATGAGCAGTAGTACTGCCAGCAGGCGAAATAAGTAGCTGTTCTTAGTCATATGTCAGGTGTAGTAGAGTTAGAAAGTGAAAAGTTAGATAGTTAGAAAGTTATTCGGTTTAATTAGCGTTCTGAAGAATTTTCTGCTGCGTTAGCTGATGCATTTCAGGACTTAATTTTGGATAAGTAAGGAGACAAAATAATTTAATACAAAAGGAGCATGTCGTGCTGTGCAATATAACGTGAGTGCCGTATCCTGTAAAAAGTCGTGTGTCTTGTGTCGTGATACTTGTGTCCCTTTACTTAGCATGCTTTGATCATTGGTGATACATCCCGTATTTTGTTTATAGTTCTGATTGGAAAGAAAGTTGGCAGCGTTGGCCTTCCAGTTTATGTAGTTCTTCTTCTACACTAATGTCGCTTTTAGCTGCTTTTAGCTCAGACTGATAGCGCTGTGAAAGGTCTCTTCTCCTGATGGCTTCCAGAAACCGACGGGCATCATCGCGGCTTTCGAGTATAAGCCCTGGCACCTTGGTAGGTTTATCGTCTTCGCCTTTGGCTACCATGGTAAAGTAGGAGGTGTTGGTGTGCTTTACTAAACCTGTTTTTACGTTTTCAGCAATCACTTTTATACCTACCATTAAGGAGGTGTTGCCTACATAATTTACAGAAGCCATAAGGGAAACGAGTTCCCCCACCTCCACAGGCTGCAGAAAATGTACACCCTCTACGGTTACAGTTACACAGTAATTACCCGCATGTTTGGCAGAACAGGCATAGGCTGCCTTATCCATGAGCGAAAGCAGAATGCCTCCATGAATCTTGCCTCCAAAGTTGGCGTAACTCGGAATCATGAGTTCGGTTAGGGTGGTGCGGGAATAGGAAACAGGGCGAAAGGCTGGTGTATACATAGCGTCTGGTACAGTCAGTTTATCGCAGTATACAAAAAAATAGCTAAATCACCAGCGCAGAAAGGACCTGCCTACAAGAATACGACTTCTTTTACCACTTCTTCACCCATGGCTTTGTTCAGTAGGTCGGCAACCTTCGTTTTCGACATGTTCAGCTCGTGTTTAAGTGGGGCCGAAGTGAGGCGCACAAACAATTTATGATCTTTAAAGTAAAGTTCCTTCGTTTTCATGGCAATGGGTTTGCCCATAATAGACTCCCAGCGTTGTACCAGGTCCACCTCGTTCAGCTTGCCTTGTATGCGATAAGCCTTTAGCAGCGCCTTTATGCTTTCTCCCACAGGCTGTATATCAGCTTTACGCCTGTCAA contains these protein-coding regions:
- a CDS encoding magnesium citrate secondary transporter, producing the protein MRTLRHPVFLICLILFCINQVLELAHIYIEYLFSYLDDLLSMPIVLTIILTAERLYFSDNRFVLPWHYTLAAVVLFSIFFEWLFPLFSQRHTADAWDMAAYAIGAVLFHFSINKPLP
- a CDS encoding head GIN domain-containing protein, encoding MKIMKSYPATAFVLAFAFLLLNVPAFAQSLRGNGNIQAQNRNVSGFKGINVSGGFAVEITQGNSESLRIEAEENLLGNIVTEVKGGVLHIYNEGSISTNKGMKAYITIRELNSIDISGGVKVTGNSTFKTKAMKFDMSGASKVKLALDADRLNADMSGASKVELSGRASEVSWSMSGASNVSAEELESKVVKVTASGASKIRVNATEKLDINASGASNIAYKGKPSITSDVSGGTKISSL
- the bla gene encoding subclass B1 metallo-beta-lactamase, giving the protein MLQLLVAFLAIGFLPIQLVLAQEAEVQKIAPQVYRHTSYGMYGNSKVPANGLLIDTSDGVVIIDTAWDNEQTLQLLSWVKNNLKKPVKMCIVTHAHEDRLGGVEVLHQNNVIVFSTAQTAQIALEQHNLKIDSTLPLTLVNIGQQQLEVFYPGAGHAPDNIVVYLPEQKLLFGGCFVKDATAPNLGNLADADVNNWAGAIEKVQQKFPKAKTVIPGHGAIGNSKLLQHTKKLVLEQQQK
- a CDS encoding M20/M25/M40 family metallo-hydrolase, with the translated sequence MTKNSYLFRLLAVLLLIGLYFTNNTTTAQTISRQDNETKKMVDEISAQNLKALVEKMVTFETRHTLSTTTDKKRGIGAAREWVKSEFEKYAQASGGRMTVEMDRFVVKADGRRVPQDTEMANVIATLKGSDPNDDRVIIVGGHLDSRATDVMDAKSKAPGANDDASGVAIVMEMARIMASRNFPATLKFVAFQGEEQGLYGSSHLAERAKAEGWNLIAMLNNDIVGNSYSSEMGIHDNSRVRVFSEATPSAETEQQARLRRTLGAENDGDSRQLARYMKMAGEKYVDQIEVILGYRADRFLRGGDHTPFNNQGYAAVRMSEMNEDFDHQHQNVRKENGVQYGDLVEFMDFEYLRKNTGVNLATMASLALAPYAPEKVAVVTSGLTNKTELKWEAPAKGKKPAGYVVLMRETSSPTWERSFFVTGTTTTLTYSKDNYYFAVQAADANGNASLPVLPVPAR
- a CDS encoding acyl-CoA thioesterase; translated protein: MYTPAFRPVSYSRTTLTELMIPSYANFGGKIHGGILLSLMDKAAYACSAKHAGNYCVTVTVEGVHFLQPVEVGELVSLMASVNYVGNTSLMVGIKVIAENVKTGLVKHTNTSYFTMVAKGEDDKPTKVPGLILESRDDARRFLEAIRRRDLSQRYQSELKAAKSDISVEEELHKLEGQRCQLSFQSEL
- a CDS encoding DUF721 domain-containing protein, with product MRYYKKKEEIDRRKADIQPVGESIKALLKAYRIQGKLNEVDLVQRWESIMGKPIAMKTKELYFKDHKLFVRLTSAPLKHELNMSKTKVADLLNKAMGEEVVKEVVFL